The Verrucomicrobiia bacterium DNA window GGGCCACCGCTTCGGCAATCGCCCGTGCCCACGTCGGCGTGCCGCGCTGGTCATTGACCACCTTGAGCGCGTCGCGTTCGCGGGCCAGCCGTTGCATCGTGAGCAGAAAATTCCGCCCCCGCGTTGCATACACCCAGCAGAGGCGAAAAATCAAATGTCGTTCGCCGGCCGCGCGCACCGCCAGTTCGCCTTCCAGCTTCGACTGGCCGTAAACGTTGAGCGGGTTGGTCGGGTTGGACTCGAAATACGGACCCTGCTTGGTGCCGTCGAAAACGTAATCGGTTGAAAAATGAATCATCCACGCCCCGGCTTGACGCGCGGCCTCCGCCAGCACGCCGGGCGCCACGCCGTTGATCTGATGCGCCAGCTCCGGCTCGGATTCGGCGCGGTCCACCGCCGTATAGGCCGCGGTGTTGATGACCAGCGCCGGTTTCAGTTCCGCCACCAGACTGGTCAGCACGTCCGCATCCGCGAGGTCCGCCTCCTCACGGCCCACGACCTTCAGGCTCCCCAACGGGGCGAGCGCGCGGCGCAATTCCCAGCCGACCTGGCCGTTCTTCCCGATCAGCAAAATGCGCGGCGCGTTCATGAGCAGGTGAACAATTCCGCCGGCGCAAACTCACGGAGCCGTTTGCCGCGCGTGTCCTTGGGCGACAACACCGGATCCGGCACGGGCCAGGG harbors:
- the rfbD gene encoding dTDP-4-dehydrorhamnose reductase, coding for MNAPRILLIGKNGQVGWELRRALAPLGSLKVVGREEADLADADVLTSLVAELKPALVINTAAYTAVDRAESEPELAHQINGVAPGVLAEAARQAGAWMIHFSTDYVFDGTKQGPYFESNPTNPLNVYGQSKLEGELAVRAAGERHLIFRLCWVYATRGRNFLLTMQRLARERDALKVVNDQRGTPTWARAIAEAVAPIAHGLLTSPRWEGAGGTYHLACAGETTWHGFASRIVELMPAEQRRAREVMAIPTTEYPTPAKRPANSVLDCALLQQTFGIRLPDWDAALQLALESC